In the Ochrobactrum sp. Marseille-Q0166 genome, one interval contains:
- a CDS encoding polyamine ABC transporter substrate-binding protein: MRMKSFLLATTMASCLVSAALFPASAQERVVNIYNWSDYIDDSILKDFTKETGIKVVYDVYDSNEILETKLLAGGSGYDLVVPSGEFLGRQIPAGVFLKLDKDKLPNLKNMWDEISTRAATYDPGNEYSINYMWGTTGIGYNKAKIKEILGTDTIDSWDVLYNPEISAKLKDCGIYLLDTSSEMLRPALNYLGLDPNSPSAEDMEKAQELYLKIRPNIRKFHSSEYINALANGDICMAVGYSGDIFQARDRAEKANQGVEIGYSIPKEGALMWFDQMAIPADAKHVPEALEFMNYIMRPEVAAKASNFVFYANGNKASQEFIDKDILDDPEIYPSEEVLKKLFVPTPYDQKTQRYVTRAWTKIVTGQ, from the coding sequence CGGATTACATCGACGATTCGATCCTGAAGGACTTCACCAAGGAAACGGGTATCAAGGTCGTTTACGATGTCTATGATTCCAACGAAATTCTAGAAACGAAGCTTCTTGCCGGTGGCAGCGGCTATGATCTCGTTGTGCCATCGGGTGAATTCCTTGGCCGTCAGATCCCGGCTGGTGTGTTTTTGAAACTCGACAAGGACAAGCTGCCAAACCTCAAGAATATGTGGGACGAAATTTCTACCCGCGCAGCGACCTACGATCCGGGCAACGAATATTCCATCAACTACATGTGGGGCACGACCGGAATTGGTTATAACAAGGCCAAGATCAAAGAAATCCTTGGCACCGATACCATCGACTCGTGGGATGTGCTGTACAATCCTGAGATATCCGCAAAGTTGAAAGATTGTGGTATTTATCTGCTGGATACATCAAGCGAGATGCTGCGTCCGGCACTGAACTACCTTGGTCTTGATCCGAATTCTCCATCGGCGGAAGATATGGAAAAGGCGCAGGAGCTTTATCTGAAAATTCGGCCCAATATCCGCAAGTTCCACTCCTCGGAATATATCAATGCCCTTGCAAACGGCGATATCTGCATGGCCGTTGGCTATTCAGGCGACATCTTCCAGGCGCGTGATCGTGCCGAGAAGGCCAATCAGGGCGTAGAGATCGGTTATTCGATCCCGAAGGAAGGTGCGCTGATGTGGTTTGATCAGATGGCAATCCCTGCTGACGCAAAACATGTGCCTGAAGCACTTGAATTCATGAACTATATCATGCGCCCAGAAGTTGCAGCCAAGGCATCAAATTTCGTGTTTTATGCGAATGGCAACAAGGCTTCGCAGGAGTTTATCGATAAAGACATTCTCGATGATCCGGAAATCTATCCAAGCGAAGAGGTGTTGAAGAAGCTGTTCGTGCCAACACCTTATGATCAGAAGACACAGCGTTATGTTACGCGTGCTTGGACCAAGATCGTCACAGGTCAGTAA
- a CDS encoding ABC transporter ATP-binding protein produces MESFGSFRRKFAPWNDPAAKPFISFENVTKIFGDFTAVDDLSLNVFNREFFSLLGASGCGKTTLMRMLAGFEEPTSGRITLDGQDMRGIPPYKRPVNMMFQSYALFPHMTVENNIAFGLKQDGMAKSEIDARVAEMLKLVKLEKYGKRKPHQLSGGQRQRVALARAVAKRPKVLLLDEPLGALDKKLREETQFELMDLQVKLGLTFMVVTHDQEEAMTMSDRIAVMDKGRIMQVATPAEVYEAPGSKFVADFIGNVNIIEGEVVKASNGEAEIATEKFGFNIQTETREQLSPGQKVWYAVRPEKTRITREKPDETSVNAVEGELWDIAYFGDMTVFHVRLDNGRTIKAASLNAVRKTENPLTYDERVWVSFDTDAGLVLKA; encoded by the coding sequence ATGGAATCTTTTGGCAGCTTTCGCCGCAAATTCGCACCCTGGAATGATCCGGCCGCGAAGCCTTTCATCTCTTTCGAAAATGTGACCAAGATTTTCGGCGATTTTACTGCTGTTGATGATCTTTCACTCAATGTGTTCAATCGCGAGTTTTTCTCGCTTCTGGGTGCTTCCGGCTGCGGCAAGACAACTCTGATGCGCATGTTGGCGGGGTTTGAGGAGCCGACATCGGGTCGCATTACGCTCGATGGTCAGGATATGCGCGGCATTCCCCCCTATAAGCGTCCGGTCAATATGATGTTTCAATCCTATGCGCTGTTCCCGCATATGACAGTTGAAAACAACATTGCGTTTGGTCTCAAGCAGGACGGCATGGCGAAATCGGAAATCGATGCGCGGGTTGCTGAAATGCTTAAGCTTGTGAAGCTTGAGAAATATGGCAAGCGCAAGCCACATCAGCTTTCGGGCGGCCAGCGTCAGCGTGTGGCCTTGGCGCGTGCTGTTGCCAAGCGCCCAAAAGTTCTGCTGCTCGATGAACCGCTGGGCGCGCTCGACAAGAAGCTGCGCGAAGAAACTCAGTTCGAGCTGATGGATTTGCAGGTCAAGCTTGGTCTGACCTTCATGGTCGTCACCCACGACCAGGAAGAGGCCATGACGATGTCTGATCGTATCGCCGTCATGGACAAGGGTCGCATCATGCAAGTCGCAACGCCTGCTGAAGTCTATGAAGCGCCAGGCTCCAAATTCGTGGCCGACTTCATCGGTAATGTGAACATCATCGAAGGCGAAGTGGTGAAGGCCTCGAACGGTGAGGCGGAAATCGCCACCGAAAAATTCGGGTTCAACATTCAGACCGAAACCCGTGAGCAGCTTAGTCCGGGTCAAAAGGTATGGTATGCGGTGCGTCCTGAAAAGACACGCATTACCCGCGAAAAGCCTGACGAAACCTCCGTCAACGCGGTTGAGGGGGAGCTTTGGGACATTGCTTACTTTGGCGACATGACGGTTTTCCATGTTCGCCTGGACAATGGCCGCACCATCAAGGCTGCAAGCCTGAATGCAGTGCGCAAGACGGAAAATCCGCTGACATATGATGAGCGCGTATGGGTCTCGTTTGATACCGATGCCGGTCTGGTGCTGAAAGCCTGA